In Phycisphaerales bacterium, the sequence TCCAAAAAGCCGGCACGAACGCCCAGAACGCCGTTGCTTTCAGCGACGCCTTCTTCCCCTTCCCCGATGGCCCGAAGATCCTGATCGACGCCGGCGTGACGACCCTGGTCCACCCGGGCGGCTCCAAGCGCGACGCCGAGACCTTTGAACTCTGCGAGGCACGGGGCATCACCTGTCTGACCACCGGCATCCGGCATTTCCGCCATTAGCCCACCCGCCCCCAACTCCCGAGGAACGCCGGTCTTTGCCCGAGAACGCGAGTCTTCGCACAACTCCAACCAAATCGGATTGATTGGTTGGCCGATGTTCGCTAACAATCTACTCCGTGAGCGGGTGCTCGTGCCCGCCCATGAGGGATTCCGATGCGTCCACGCCACGGTGGAGACATCACCCGGCCGGTCCGTCGCCGCGAAGACTTCGACCTTTGCGACGATCACGCCGGCCCATCGCTCGTCGCCGCCCTCTCGGGCAGCGCCGGTGATCCTCCCGCCCTGGCCTCCAGGGTCCTGGTTCTCAATCGCCATTATGTCGCCATCCGCGTGATCTCGGCGCGGCGGGCCTTCTGCCTGCTCATGCGCGAGATCGCCGAGATCATCCACGTCGAGCAGACACCCGCCCGCACTGACGACGCTGGTGCCGTCATCGAGGGGACCGAGAGCACCCGATTCATCAACTACGACTTTGCCACCTGGGCGGACATGGCCTCGCTCCAGCAGGAGTTCGAGCGCGATCGCCACGACTGGGTCCGGACGCCCCGCCTCGAGATCGCCGTCCCCCGCATCATCCGCCTCCTCGGCTACGACCGCTTCCCCGAGCAGATCGTCAAACTCAAC encodes:
- a CDS encoding HNH endonuclease, with the protein product MRPRHGGDITRPVRRREDFDLCDDHAGPSLVAALSGSAGDPPALASRVLVLNRHYVAIRVISARRAFCLLMREIAEIIHVEQTPARTDDAGAVIEGTESTRFINYDFATWADMASLQQEFERDRHDWVRTPRLEIAVPRIIRLLGYDRFPEQIVKLNRRNLFARDRNHCQYCGKHFPTSDLSIDHVLPRTQGGGDSWENLVCACIRCNAKKGGRTPEQASMKLIRRPERPKRSPVIALRLGNEKYRSWKAFLDHAYWDVELR